In one window of Dyella thiooxydans DNA:
- a CDS encoding response regulator, which translates to MSNRLIRPILLVEDSLADAEMAMDALREANLANPVIHLEDGVECLDYFYARGAWATRERAEPAVVLLDIKMPRMNGLDVLTQMRSDERLRRVPVVILSSSREESDLARSWDLGVNAYVIKPVDADQFFEAVRTLGQFWAVLNQSPALD; encoded by the coding sequence ATGAGCAATCGCCTTATCCGCCCCATCCTGCTGGTCGAGGACAGCCTCGCCGACGCCGAAATGGCGATGGATGCGCTGCGCGAGGCCAACCTGGCCAACCCGGTCATCCACCTCGAGGACGGGGTGGAGTGCCTGGACTATTTCTACGCCCGCGGTGCCTGGGCGACCCGCGAGCGGGCGGAGCCGGCGGTGGTGCTGCTGGACATCAAGATGCCGCGGATGAACGGCCTGGACGTACTCACCCAGATGCGCAGCGACGAGCGCCTGCGGCGGGTCCCGGTGGTTATCCTGTCCTCCTCGCGCGAGGAGAGCGATCTGGCCCGCAGTTGGGACCTGGGCGTGAATGCTTACGTGATCAAGCCGGTCGACGCGGACCAGTTCTTCGAGGCGGTACGCACCCTGGGCCAGTTCTGGGCGGTGCTGAACCAGTCGCCGGCGTTGGACTGA
- a CDS encoding ATP-binding protein: protein MRNLSFLRWRVIGLLLSVVVIVALPYAITRNTSNDALDASQWVTHSSEVKSITYRIAYLSRDAEAASYRIVLSGDDETAQGRIDDASHAISKLIWQLRDLTRDNPDQQALIGSLQTTISGRSTLMWQALWRARHNDRPGAEKALRDAGKLFVLGDILDKIVSTEDRLLVDRRKAAQAQSSNYRLVLGIGAFAQMALLGIIVVVSERQIGERLRAEERESQAVRRSRQIVQAVREPIVLLDKELNTLLVNAAFAELYGMDPDETQSLPLAELGGGAWNDGPLLQRLGDVMLRDRELWDYELNQRTADGADRRVVVNARRVQQESDEPALLVTVSDITVRALVEKQVKELNRQLEGKVEQISDVNRELEAFSYSVSHDLRAPLRHIAGFAGKLERHLGERLDDKGHHYLGVISGSAQRMAQLIDDLLVFSRLGRGALRLQPVDMQSLVDEARALVEPDTTDRRVEWKVAPLPVVVGDENMLRMVWQNLVSNAVKYTGKCDVARISIETTRAANGDYQFTVADNGAGFDMEYAGKLFGVFQRLHRASDFPGNGIGLANVRRIVARHGGRVWAEGEPGKGARFHFSLPASDAGDTHRQDRS, encoded by the coding sequence ATGAGGAACCTGAGCTTCCTGCGCTGGCGGGTCATCGGCCTGCTGCTGTCGGTGGTGGTGATCGTTGCGTTGCCGTATGCGATCACCCGCAATACCTCGAACGATGCGCTGGATGCGTCCCAGTGGGTGACGCATTCCTCGGAGGTGAAGTCGATCACCTACCGCATCGCCTATCTCAGCCGCGATGCCGAGGCGGCCTCCTACCGGATCGTGCTGAGCGGCGATGACGAGACGGCGCAGGGGCGGATCGACGATGCTTCGCATGCGATTTCCAAGCTGATCTGGCAACTGCGCGACCTCACGCGCGACAACCCGGACCAGCAGGCGCTGATCGGTTCGCTGCAGACCACCATCAGCGGCCGCTCCACCCTGATGTGGCAGGCACTCTGGCGCGCCCGCCACAACGACCGACCCGGCGCGGAGAAGGCGCTGCGCGACGCCGGCAAACTGTTCGTGCTCGGCGACATCCTCGACAAGATCGTCAGCACCGAGGACCGGCTGCTGGTGGACCGGCGCAAGGCGGCACAGGCCCAGTCGAGCAACTATCGCCTCGTGCTCGGCATCGGTGCGTTCGCGCAGATGGCGCTGCTGGGCATCATCGTGGTGGTGTCGGAGCGGCAGATCGGCGAACGCCTGCGTGCGGAGGAGCGCGAGAGCCAGGCGGTGCGTCGATCGCGGCAGATCGTGCAGGCGGTGCGCGAGCCGATCGTGCTGCTGGACAAGGAACTCAACACGCTGCTGGTCAACGCCGCGTTCGCCGAGCTGTACGGCATGGACCCGGACGAGACGCAGTCCCTGCCGTTGGCCGAACTGGGTGGGGGTGCCTGGAATGACGGGCCGCTGCTGCAGCGGCTGGGCGACGTCATGCTGCGCGACCGCGAGCTGTGGGACTACGAGCTCAACCAGCGCACCGCGGACGGTGCCGATCGCCGGGTGGTGGTCAATGCGCGCCGCGTTCAGCAGGAAAGCGACGAACCGGCCCTGCTGGTGACGGTGAGCGACATCACAGTGCGCGCGCTGGTGGAAAAGCAGGTCAAGGAGCTCAACCGGCAGCTGGAGGGCAAGGTCGAGCAGATCTCCGACGTGAACCGCGAGCTGGAAGCCTTCAGCTACTCGGTGTCGCACGATCTGCGCGCTCCGCTGCGACACATCGCCGGTTTCGCCGGCAAGCTGGAGCGCCACCTCGGCGAACGACTGGACGACAAGGGGCACCACTACCTCGGCGTGATCTCCGGCTCGGCCCAGCGCATGGCCCAGCTGATCGACGATCTGCTGGTGTTCTCCCGCCTCGGCCGCGGTGCGCTGCGCCTGCAACCGGTGGACATGCAGTCGCTGGTGGACGAGGCCCGCGCCCTGGTCGAGCCGGACACCACCGATCGCCGCGTCGAGTGGAAGGTGGCGCCGTTGCCGGTCGTGGTCGGTGACGAGAACATGCTTCGCATGGTCTGGCAGAACCTGGTCAGCAATGCCGTGAAGTACACCGGCAAGTGCGACGTGGCCCGGATCAGCATCGAGACCACGCGCGCGGCCAACGGCGACTACCAGTTCACGGTGGCGGACAATGGCGCCGGGTTCGACATGGAATACGCCGGCAAGCTGTTCGGTGTGTTCCAGCGGCTGCACCGCGCCTCCGACTTCCCCGGCAACGGCATCGGGCTGGCCAATGTCCGCCGCATCGTGGCGCGTCACGGCGGACGGGTCTGGGCCGAGGGCGAGCCGGGCAAGGGCGCACGCTTCCACTTTTCCCTGCCGGCCTCGGACGCCGGCGACACCCATCGACAGGACCGTTCATGA
- a CDS encoding GH92 family glycosyl hydrolase has translation MDHKWVLATSVFLALASTAAVAESPAPPGHATSVDPRIGTGGAGHTFPGATVPFGMIQLSPDTAMPDFHHAYAWAAGYQYGDPTIMGFSHTHFSGSGHSDLGDVLVMPIAGDVKLDPGDATRPGSGYRSRFSHATEVEQAGYYAVTLSDYGVRAELTAGKRIGWHRYTFPKGKPAHLLLDLRPSIYDYDGKVLWSRLRVRDDGTVTGCRLTNGWARGRELCFAMRFNQPMTGRTLYNREQNVPYKGFKGPGNQPQDRNDQNGRALEAVFDFGALGKPLEVKVAISTVSADNAIANLDTDGKGWDFDARRREATAAWNKVLATIDIDGTPALKTQFYTALYHAFLSPTLSMDVNGQYRGPDHQVHQAKDANGKFDFYSTWSLWDVYRAQQPLMVLLRPDMSTDFVRSLVAAAKDSPFGILPVWAYQGLETWCMIGYHAVPVIADAYVKGVRGFDAHEALKVMVASATYKAYGDLADYMKLGYVPIDHEPEAASKTLEYAYDDWSLAQMARAMGGSATAATFMKRSTYWRNAWDPVTGFMRAKLSNGKFREPFDPTFAGYGSDYTEGNAWQYSWYVPQDVPGLIEAMGGKEKFIAKLDATFDAKVDPAHFKNVEDITGLIGWYAHGNEPSHHMAYLYDYADAPWKTQQRLKQIMDTQYAATPQGLAGNDDLGQMSAWYVFTALGFYPVAPGSDVYAIGRPFVPKAVLHLAGDKTFTITAAPFDGLHPYVGEITLDGHPLRQPFLHHGDLVAGGTLHFTMVARPPAGATAGDAR, from the coding sequence ATGGATCACAAATGGGTACTCGCAACGTCGGTCTTCCTGGCCCTGGCATCGACGGCAGCCGTCGCTGAGAGCCCCGCTCCCCCGGGACACGCCACCTCGGTCGACCCGCGCATCGGCACCGGCGGAGCCGGTCATACCTTTCCGGGCGCCACGGTGCCGTTCGGCATGATCCAGCTGTCGCCCGACACGGCCATGCCGGACTTCCACCACGCCTACGCATGGGCCGCCGGCTACCAGTACGGCGATCCGACCATCATGGGCTTCTCGCACACCCACTTCTCCGGTTCCGGCCATTCGGACCTGGGCGACGTGCTGGTGATGCCGATCGCCGGCGACGTGAAGCTCGATCCGGGCGATGCCACCCGGCCCGGCAGCGGCTACCGTTCGCGCTTCAGCCATGCCACCGAGGTGGAGCAGGCCGGCTATTACGCGGTCACCCTGAGCGACTACGGCGTCCGCGCCGAGCTCACCGCCGGCAAGCGCATCGGCTGGCATCGCTACACCTTCCCCAAGGGCAAGCCGGCGCATCTGCTGCTGGACCTTCGCCCCAGCATCTACGACTACGACGGCAAGGTGCTGTGGTCGCGCCTGCGTGTGCGCGACGACGGCACCGTCACCGGCTGCCGGCTGACCAACGGCTGGGCGCGCGGTCGCGAGCTGTGCTTCGCGATGCGCTTCAACCAGCCGATGACCGGCCGCACGCTCTACAACCGCGAGCAGAACGTGCCGTACAAGGGCTTCAAGGGCCCGGGCAACCAGCCGCAGGACCGGAACGACCAGAACGGCCGCGCGCTCGAGGCGGTGTTCGATTTCGGCGCGCTGGGCAAGCCGCTGGAGGTGAAGGTCGCGATCTCCACGGTCAGCGCGGACAACGCCATCGCCAACCTCGACACCGATGGCAAGGGCTGGGACTTCGACGCCCGCCGCCGCGAAGCCACCGCGGCCTGGAACAAGGTATTGGCGACGATCGACATCGATGGCACGCCGGCGCTGAAGACGCAGTTCTACACCGCGCTCTACCACGCCTTCCTGTCGCCCACGCTGAGCATGGACGTCAACGGCCAGTACCGCGGTCCGGACCACCAGGTGCACCAGGCGAAAGACGCCAACGGCAAGTTCGACTTCTACTCCACCTGGTCGCTGTGGGACGTCTACCGGGCCCAACAGCCGCTGATGGTGCTGCTGCGCCCGGACATGAGCACCGACTTCGTGCGCTCGCTGGTCGCCGCGGCCAAGGACAGCCCGTTCGGCATCCTGCCGGTGTGGGCGTACCAGGGACTGGAGACCTGGTGCATGATCGGCTACCACGCCGTGCCGGTGATCGCCGACGCCTACGTCAAGGGCGTGCGCGGCTTCGATGCGCACGAGGCACTGAAGGTCATGGTGGCCAGTGCCACCTACAAGGCCTACGGTGACCTGGCCGACTACATGAAGCTCGGCTACGTGCCGATCGACCATGAGCCGGAAGCCGCCTCCAAGACGCTGGAGTACGCCTACGACGACTGGTCGCTGGCGCAGATGGCCAGGGCGATGGGCGGGTCGGCCACGGCGGCGACCTTCATGAAGCGCTCCACCTATTGGCGCAATGCCTGGGACCCGGTCACCGGTTTCATGCGCGCCAAGCTCAGCAACGGAAAATTCCGTGAGCCGTTCGATCCGACCTTCGCCGGCTACGGCAGCGACTACACCGAGGGCAATGCCTGGCAGTACTCCTGGTACGTGCCGCAGGACGTGCCGGGGCTGATCGAGGCGATGGGTGGCAAGGAAAAGTTCATCGCCAAGCTCGACGCCACCTTCGATGCCAAGGTCGACCCGGCCCACTTCAAGAACGTGGAGGACATCACCGGGCTGATCGGCTGGTACGCGCACGGCAACGAGCCGAGCCACCACATGGCCTACCTCTACGACTACGCCGATGCACCGTGGAAGACCCAGCAACGGCTGAAGCAGATCATGGACACCCAGTACGCGGCCACGCCCCAGGGACTGGCCGGCAACGACGACCTGGGCCAGATGTCCGCCTGGTACGTGTTCACCGCGCTGGGCTTCTATCCGGTGGCGCCGGGCAGCGACGTCTACGCGATCGGCCGGCCGTTCGTGCCGAAGGCGGTGCTGCATCTGGCCGGCGACAAGACCTTCACGATCACTGCGGCACCCTTCGACGGTTTGCATCCGTATGTTGGCGAGATCACCCTCGATGGCCACCCGCTCAGGCAGCCTTTCCTGCACCACGGCGACCTGGTCGCCGGCGGCACCCTGCACTTCACCATGGTGGCCCGCCCGCCTGCCGGCGCGACGGCAGGCGATGCGCGTTGA
- a CDS encoding LacI family DNA-binding transcriptional regulator: MPSTHAPIRRKVTLIDIAAACDVSRATVSLVLRNSPLVNRHTRERVQAELQRQGYIYNRAAANLRKRTSSSIALVLNDLANPFFAEFAAGVDEEVGAAGFVTLLGSTGESPERQQAVLSSLIEHGPGGIILSPAEGSDVSRVMESLGPQMPVLLFNRELGGDLPESAHWDRLMLDNARGAELATMHLIEQGHRRIAFFGGHAQSSSCQQRRAGFMKAMKRARLKVPRDYLIESAPTRLDAARACDALFASDPAPTAAVCYNDAVALGLMLGLGQRGLQPGRNFALTGFDNIGEAAMVSPSLTTISTAPRERGRQAARLLLARLEHPQERGERTIVPVELIVRDSSCPPLAA, translated from the coding sequence ATGCCCAGCACCCACGCCCCGATTCGCCGCAAGGTCACGCTCATCGACATCGCCGCTGCCTGCGATGTCTCGCGGGCCACCGTCTCGCTGGTGCTGCGCAACAGTCCGCTGGTGAACCGCCATACCCGCGAACGGGTGCAGGCCGAACTGCAGCGGCAAGGCTATATCTACAACCGGGCGGCGGCCAATCTGCGCAAGCGCACTTCTTCAAGCATCGCGCTGGTGCTCAATGACCTGGCCAATCCGTTCTTCGCCGAATTCGCCGCCGGCGTCGACGAGGAAGTGGGGGCAGCCGGTTTCGTCACCCTGCTCGGCAGCACCGGCGAGTCGCCGGAGCGACAGCAGGCCGTGCTCAGCTCGCTGATCGAGCACGGCCCCGGTGGCATCATCCTGTCGCCGGCCGAAGGCAGCGACGTCTCCCGCGTGATGGAGTCGCTGGGCCCGCAGATGCCGGTGCTGCTGTTCAACCGGGAGCTGGGCGGCGACCTGCCGGAGTCCGCCCACTGGGACCGGCTGATGCTGGACAACGCTCGCGGCGCCGAGCTGGCCACCATGCACCTGATCGAGCAGGGACACCGCCGCATCGCCTTCTTCGGCGGCCACGCGCAATCGAGCTCCTGCCAGCAGCGCCGCGCCGGTTTCATGAAGGCGATGAAGCGCGCCAGGCTCAAGGTACCCAGGGACTACCTGATCGAGAGTGCGCCGACCCGGCTGGACGCCGCGCGCGCCTGCGATGCCCTGTTCGCCAGCGATCCGGCGCCCACCGCTGCGGTCTGCTACAACGATGCGGTCGCGCTCGGCCTGATGCTCGGCCTTGGCCAGCGAGGCCTGCAGCCCGGCCGCAATTTCGCGCTGACCGGCTTCGACAACATCGGCGAAGCCGCCATGGTCTCGCCCTCGCTCACCACCATCTCCACCGCCCCGCGCGAGCGCGGTCGCCAGGCCGCCCGCCTGCTGCTGGCCCGCCTGGAGCACCCGCAGGAGCGCGGCGAACGCACGATCGTCCCGGTCGAGCTGATCGTCCGCGACAGCAGCTGCCCACCACTGGCGGCCTGA
- the fucP gene encoding L-fucose:H+ symporter permease, whose translation MSSPRTPSSPSGSGRYTDYPMAMMVLTVIFFMWGFLTCLNDILIPHLKSIFQLSYAQVMLVQFTFFGAYFLMALPAGKLVAGLGYKKGIVAGLAIAGVGALGFWPAAGLHSYPAFLGALFVLATGITVLQVAANPYVALLGPEKTSSSRLTLAQALNSFGTFLAPWFGGMLILSSVVKSPTELAAMAPADQLAYQAQQAHAVQGPYVGLAVVLFLLALFVWAFRLPALTEATDKGDHDRHSFAEVLRHPHVLFGVIAIFCYVGAEVSLGSFMVNYLSMPDIGHMSEQEAAKYVSYYWGGAMIGRFIGSGLMATMSPRKLLAAFASVNMLLVLTTMMSHGNVAMYSVIAVGLFNSIMFPTIFALGIERLGPMTSKASSLLIMAIVGGAIVPWVQGVLADRFGLQHAFILPLLCYAYIVFYGVSGSRVRDDAPMAPHA comes from the coding sequence ATGTCTTCTCCGCGTACGCCCTCGTCGCCGTCCGGCAGCGGCCGCTACACCGATTACCCGATGGCGATGATGGTGCTCACCGTCATCTTCTTCATGTGGGGCTTCCTGACCTGCCTGAACGACATCCTGATCCCGCACCTGAAGTCGATCTTCCAGCTCAGTTATGCCCAGGTGATGCTGGTGCAGTTCACCTTCTTCGGCGCGTACTTCCTGATGGCACTGCCGGCCGGCAAACTGGTCGCCGGCCTCGGCTACAAGAAGGGCATCGTGGCCGGCCTGGCGATCGCCGGCGTCGGCGCACTGGGCTTCTGGCCCGCCGCCGGACTGCACTCCTACCCGGCGTTCCTCGGCGCGCTGTTCGTGCTGGCCACCGGCATCACCGTGCTGCAGGTGGCGGCCAACCCGTACGTCGCGCTGCTCGGCCCGGAAAAGACCAGCTCCAGCCGGCTCACCCTGGCCCAGGCGCTGAATTCCTTCGGCACCTTCCTCGCCCCCTGGTTCGGCGGCATGCTGATTCTTTCCAGCGTGGTCAAGTCGCCGACGGAACTCGCCGCCATGGCGCCGGCCGACCAGCTCGCCTACCAGGCACAGCAGGCACACGCGGTGCAGGGACCGTACGTCGGGCTCGCCGTGGTGCTGTTCCTGCTGGCGCTGTTCGTGTGGGCCTTCCGCCTGCCGGCACTGACCGAGGCCACCGACAAGGGCGATCACGACCGCCACAGCTTCGCCGAGGTACTGCGCCATCCGCACGTGCTGTTCGGCGTGATCGCGATCTTCTGCTACGTCGGCGCCGAGGTGTCGCTGGGCAGCTTCATGGTCAACTACCTGTCGATGCCGGACATCGGCCACATGAGCGAACAGGAAGCGGCCAAGTACGTTTCCTACTACTGGGGCGGCGCCATGATCGGCCGCTTCATCGGCTCCGGCCTGATGGCGACGATGTCGCCGCGCAAGCTGCTGGCCGCGTTCGCCTCGGTGAACATGCTGCTGGTACTGACCACCATGATGAGCCACGGCAACGTGGCGATGTACAGCGTGATCGCCGTCGGCCTGTTCAACTCGATCATGTTTCCGACCATCTTCGCGCTCGGCATCGAGCGGCTCGGACCGATGACCAGCAAGGCCTCGAGCCTGCTGATCATGGCCATCGTCGGCGGCGCGATCGTGCCGTGGGTGCAGGGTGTGCTGGCCGACCGCTTCGGCCTGCAACATGCCTTCATCCTGCCGCTGCTGTGCTACGCGTATATCGTGTTCTACGGCGTCTCCGGCTCGCGCGTGCGCGACGACGCACCCATGGCCCCGCACGCGTGA
- a CDS encoding carbohydrate kinase family protein, which translates to MSRPILCFGEALIDFHGEGRDDRGFARHFVPFAGGAPANVAVAVARLGGEARFAGMLGEDRFGDFLMAHLRDAGVCTDDVARTAEANTALAFVSLDADGERSFSFYRPPSADLLFQLSHFRESAFEGLRIFHVCSNSLTEPEIAAVTLEGMQRAHRAGALVSFDVNLRPSLWPRERDPLDHVWPVLHATDVVKLSAEELSWLAVDGEQATLDRLWRGRTRLLVVTDGPRTMRWFHPDADGELPTYAVDTVDSTGAGDAFVGGLLCRLAQLDGDGELLDHLVGKLPYLHEVLRYAAACGALCASRQGSFTAMPTDAETRAFMDAHA; encoded by the coding sequence ATGAGCCGCCCCATCCTGTGCTTCGGTGAGGCGCTGATCGATTTTCATGGCGAAGGCCGTGACGACCGCGGCTTCGCCCGCCATTTCGTGCCGTTCGCTGGCGGAGCGCCGGCGAACGTGGCCGTGGCCGTGGCCAGGCTGGGGGGTGAAGCACGCTTCGCCGGCATGCTCGGCGAGGACCGCTTCGGCGACTTCCTGATGGCCCATCTGCGGGACGCCGGCGTTTGCACCGACGACGTGGCGCGTACCGCCGAGGCGAACACGGCGCTGGCGTTCGTGAGCCTGGACGCCGACGGGGAGCGGAGCTTCAGCTTTTACCGCCCACCCTCGGCCGACCTGCTGTTCCAGCTGTCGCATTTCCGCGAAAGCGCGTTCGAGGGCCTGCGTATCTTCCACGTCTGCTCCAACAGCCTCACCGAGCCGGAGATCGCAGCGGTGACGCTCGAGGGCATGCAGCGCGCGCATCGTGCCGGCGCGCTGGTGAGCTTCGACGTGAACCTGCGCCCGTCGCTGTGGCCGCGGGAACGCGACCCGCTGGACCATGTATGGCCGGTGCTGCACGCGACGGACGTCGTGAAGCTCAGCGCCGAGGAGCTGAGCTGGCTGGCGGTGGATGGCGAACAGGCGACGCTCGATCGCCTCTGGCGCGGACGCACCCGCCTGCTCGTCGTCACCGACGGGCCTCGCACGATGCGCTGGTTCCACCCCGACGCGGATGGCGAGCTGCCCACGTACGCGGTCGATACCGTCGACAGCACGGGGGCCGGGGACGCCTTCGTCGGCGGCCTGCTGTGCCGGCTGGCCCAGCTGGATGGCGATGGCGAGCTACTCGACCACCTGGTCGGCAAGCTGCCCTACCTGCACGAGGTGCTGCGCTACGCGGCGGCCTGCGGCGCCCTGTGCGCATCGCGCCAGGGTTCGTTCACCGCCATGCCGACCGACGCCGAAACCCGTGCCTTCATGGATGCCCACGCATGA